The sequence cagtgatgagcttaaaaaaatgctcataatttggatgttttgataaaacttttaaatgcctttacttttgttatttcatggatgttcagactttgtgaaacctttttgggatatcctgtagcaagaaacttttatattcctgcagctctttgtgattaacttgattgcatttattgccccgttgactccctaaaatgactggtatatcgtatacagtttttgaatgatgaattaaatataaaatgtgtgattaatgaatggatatcgtgtatgtgccatacgccttttctgttgtctgttaccttttgtttcgcaggttgttgaagaatgatcgagtcaagcgcagccaatctcggccttgcagtaaagtccatttcctgcacgacttcgaggaagctccggcaaagactctttgactgaaTCATGGGAAataattttaatgacaaagagtggagtgctagattctctctgatcgggttgaacgcataaactcatttatgaagtttgttccttgattcgaggatatgtttttacttccacgtctttcttttatggagttagttagttagttgctcccctatttttaaataaagcttctcctcctgcgcgagagaagggtagaataagaatagtagatgtcatgtaagaatcaagatgataatgaaagacagaatctgtttaaccagaagcaaagtttgttgttagtttccatatcaacaaagcaATGTATAtcatgaatcacggagtgtgattcgaaacgttgatgaaaaaatatacacacaatcgaatccagaaaaaatacactagaaatgtatatcattctgtttttatgaataaaattcaatgaagttctgagtttcataTTTGCGTAattaggagatgcttgctaagggggcccacttagtaggtatctgtagctagttagttagttgttctttcctgttaagcttcagtttgctttcatctttaaagtttttatacaaacttagCTTTACATTGCtcttgcagcacaaggaatccatcactgtgtctgttccGGCAGCATAAGGCCAgctcatagtttgtgtttcagttgtagttattatggtttctgtcgtaatcaaagcatagttgagttaaaaagctttgcattaccttcctgtagtgtaggtaggatttcttttcagtatgtatttccgctaggagttgaccaaaataagttcctagtgcatatattttgctgcaccatttaaagtatacgtcccctggtttgacaaggaaaggttttactgtgattttcatatccttttgtgggcgcgaccatcaGTGTGGATTATAACAAAACCTTTGTCCACAATTGCATCTAATCCACTATTCACTAGTTTTATCTTAGATTTGATACTTTTATAAATAAAAGATAACAAAATTTCATTACTACTCATGTGGTTGCTAGCACTGGCTAAATACAGAACTTCAATATTTCCTTACTCACCAATATTGCACATGATGAAAACCTTTGCCTAATGTCCTTTAGATACCTTTTCATCATCCACATTTTCACTTTACTTTGACTAAGCATGCTATGTTTTCTAGAAATCACTACAATAGTGACCAGATTTTTGGGCAATTATAACATTCTAAATTGCTCTTACAATACCTTTGAATTGAGATACTATCATTCTTCTTGGCTCTAGAGGTGAACTAAGAGCTTCTCGCTCGCTCTTGGCTATGAGTTCATCCAAAGCTATTTATTGTAAAACTTCCTCATCTAGAATTTCTTCTTCCTATACCACCCGGGGTTCATTTATAGTTACTTCTACTTCTCTCTCATCCTCTTGCATTAGCCTAATATTTAACATATTTCTTGTGGGAACAATGTTAAGACTGATCTAGGCTTGTTCATGGGTTTGAAAGGAATCCATCAACTCATCCATCATAAATGTTGAGAGATACTTTTAGTCCATAATCTAAATCACTATCTCATCAAGCATATAAAATGGAACCACTGTATTTCATTTAGAGATTCTCAAAATCACTTTGAATCATCTAGAGCTTCACCAATTTGACTTTATTGATCCACATTTGAATAATTTTCCAAGGTTCCTTTGCATAGTTAGCTGCTATTATTCTCATAAAAATGACATCTACCAAGCCTCCCTCTATCAAACTCAATGTATTAGAATATTTCCTTATTTTCTCATTTAGTTGGGTTTTTCGGTTGTTTGTGAGGGTTGGATAATGTTCTAGGCTAGTCAAGTCCATGGAACCATTGACAACTAGATTCTATGAATTGTTTGCAACCATAATGGTCTTCATTTTTTGCCAAGACATCATAGTTCTATCCATTAAATGATGGTGGTTGCTACCAACTCTTACTATCTTATACAACCATGTCTCCAACTCAATGAAACTTCAAGGCTTAGAAAATAAATGCTCAACTCACTTAGTACTTAGGTCTTTCTAGCTGTGATACCACTTCTTGAAATGTAACACTTAATAAGATATAGCATGCACAAATTTGGTACCAAATATGATGGACTATAATCATAAACACCCAAACAACAACAATACAAAGAGCTACTGCTATGCTTTCCAATCAACTAgaaaaaaagaataaagaaaatttgAGTAGAAGATAGCTAGAAATAAGGAATATTCTTCCTATATAATCACAAAATGACATTTACAAACATTTTCAGACCCATATTACAAAAGGATTACAAATAAATTGTCTACAACAATTTGGAGCTGCTACTAATTATAACTTTTGAAATTATCTAGAACTACTATGAACCTGATATCCTACTACACATTTGGAGCCTACCTATTATTGAATTTCTCTCTTCTATTCTCTACTACTGTTGCAAAGTCCTCTACTCCAAATTAATGTTGACAAAACATTATTCTGAACTGTTTATGGCAACAACTTTCCATCTATTTATCATTTTTTGTATTGTAACAAAAAATTCCCCCTTACATTCAAAATTGAAAATCACCAACCAATGTTTACTTCACTTTCTGAACAATAACAATTGCTATTGTGCATTAGGGGGAAAGAGGGATCAAGATCCCAATGAAATCTCCAATGGGTGGAATCTGACATGTAGGTGGCTGCAATTAGAGTTTAGCACTAGATTACAACACAAAGAACAAGATGTAGATAAGGCATTATAACATTATAATAAGGCCCTCATTATTGATCTTGTGGCACATTAGGGATTGCCACTATAATATTTTAGTAACTAATAGTTGATATCTAGCCTAGCCCAGGCTACCCTAGTTGGCACATTATTGATTGTTGCATTAGTGATTGTCACTATAGTACTTTAGTAACTAATAGTTGATATACAACCTAGGCTACCCTGATTGGAACAAATTTTTAATGTTTCTAGCTGCTATAGTTCTAGCGATTGTAAATGTATGTACTTGTAATTTTTCAAAGTAAAGTCAAGATCATTTATTACATGAAATAATATATTAAAAGAATACATTGATGAaacttcaacaagaaataaatatataatagACTAATGACATAAGTTCATCCTCATTCAAATGATATATGCTAGTTACATATATTAGAAAGGTCCATGTTTTATGGTAATCATTAAATGTTCCTTCCATTCCATTAGCAAATTGATAGATATAAAAATTAGGTTTAAGTTTgagttataataatattataatctaataattatatCATATCTatagaaaaataatatataaaatacaacttattATAAAATAATCCACAGTTAATATAAAACTATTACACACTATATTCGCCCCAATACAAAAGTATTCTGGATACCTAGGGCAGCTGTATTCAGAAGCCTCATTCTTAATAAGGATATTAAAATATAGTGATGTGTATTTTATGTAGTTATTACAAAACCATCCCTCAATATTTCTAGTTTCATCTGAATCTTTGGAAATGGATACAGTGAAAAAATATTAGGAATCATACAACTGGCCAATAATTCTTTTTAATATACACAGGGCATTCCCTTCCTCACTATTTTTCACCACTATTATACACCCCTTCTTTATTTCAGCTCCTAATGACACACTCGGAATCCAATCCAACTTTGCAGTAACTACGAATGTAACCATCCATTCTCCTCCTGCCATGTAACTTTCAATTGAATCAGACCCACCAAGAGGAATGTGTGTAATTTCCCCATAATTTATCTGAACCACAGTACATAGAATGATTGTACTCAAGTGTTCAACTGTTTCCAGTGGTACTTCAGGCATGGCATTTTCTGCGATATGAATTTGACCAATGTCACTAATCAGGTCAGAAAACAAATTTGCAGTTAAAATTAATGAGGCTTCCTTTGCTGTTCTACCAATTACAGTCGTAAGTTCTGATGGCAGTCTCTGAATTCACAAAAAACAGATGCAACTCAGTCCTTTGACAGAAGTTCGTAGCAGAACGAAAGCGGAAAAAAGGAAGTGATGATACGCTTTAAAATATCACGTAGAGTCAATTTTGGAGAGGAAATCAATTAAACTCAAGGTGAGTAATGTAGGAACCAACACTTCAGTCAAAATGACAAATATAACTCTCTCTGAATAGATGAGTATTTCTTACCTGCAAGTTACAAATGCAATTGGATATACCTCCATTACCTAGTGCTGATAGGTGTAGATACTTCAGTCCTTTCAGCTCTTCAATACCAGTTATACACTGTAGCTTCTCACATCCATCAACGATAATCCTCTGTAGCAAACTAAGACGTGCAAGACCTGGCAACTGGATTACCTTAGCACATTTATGAATCCTCAAGAATACAAGGTTTTCCAGATCAGCTATCCCTGACACCTCTCTTAATTCTAAACAAGAATTCAACTCAAGAGAATTCAGTGTTCTTAGCATTGATAAATCAACTAGGAATAAATTTTGCATAGATTGAATACGAAGAGATTCAAGGCTCGGACAATGATCTCCACTAATTGAAACCTTCCATATATCCCTTTCATCTCTAATTTCAATGTTCTCTAGGTTGCTCATGGAAGACTTTACAGTTGAAGCACCACAATTGTTCAAGGCCACATCCCCTGATATTGGCAAATGTGTTAAAACCAAACTTCTAAGATGTCTGAGTTTTCTAAGAGAGTTTAACAAAGACCTCGCTTCTATTACATCATCACCAGGTCTTCCTCTTATGGCTAGTTTTTCCAAATTAATTAAGAGTTTTAATGAGTTTGCATATTCAACCAATGATGTTCTATAAAGCAACAACTCCTTCAACTGGTAGAGCACCTGAAACTTGCAACCAATACATACCAAATGGTTATTTTTCAATCATGAAAAATTGTGACAAAAATGTCTCCAAAATACACAATGTACTATATATGAAGATCCGATTTCCATAAAGAACAACATTTACCTCTCTGTCGTTTCGCCACAAGCTTCTGAGATGCCCATCAACAATTATCAAACCCTGCAAATTCTGGAAAGGTATCCATGAAGGAATGCTTGTGTGTACACTCCAAGTAAGGTCAAGATGAAGCCATAGCAAAGAAACTGATTCCTCGGCACAATCATCCAACTTCCCAAAAAAGCATGTAATTTGGGCACCAAAGGACCAGTCAAAAATTGAGAGAAGACATCTGCCATTGACTTCAGTGAGAATGCTTTTAAAATGCATCAATTCCTGTATTCAGAGATCAAGGTTATAACATTTTGCATGTACAAAAATAGATCAAATAAGAGAAAACTGAGAAACATTTTAGCTTATTGATGCCACAGATCGCGACGAAGAAACACACCAAACGTTTAAGATGTTTGGGGTGCCACAGGCGAAGAGCGCCCAGTTCATCTGCCAATTCTCTCCCCAAATCACGAAGATGGTCATGCATTCTGAAACAAAGCTTGTTATCATCAAATTCCTTCGAATAACACCAGACAATTTCAATGAGACATTTATCCTTTAGGGTTTGAATTGCAAACTCAGCACTCCATCCAGATCCTTCCCATATTCTTCTGGCCATACATAATGGTTTACCAATGAAGAAACAAGCAATATCCTTAAAGATTTGCTTTTGTTCACTGTTCAATGAATCAAAACTTATTTTCACCCTCCGCTTGATGTCCTCAGGCAATGTTTTAAGAACTTCTTTCAAAACTGATCGCCAATAATGGCGGTCAGTCCTACCATAAACATGAGCGCCTATGACTTGGAGAGACAGAGGTAAACCTCCACATACTTTTACAAACTTTTCAACCAGATCCTTGTAAGCACTATCAGCATATGGTTGGTGGAATGCATTCCAACAGAAGAGCTCTCTGCTGTGCTCAAGATTCATTTCTTTCACCTTATAGCGAAGAGTAATTCTGCTGCTTATTAGCACGCTCTCATCACGTGTTGTGACGATCACCAAACTAGCAGAATTCAGGGCATTTCTAACTAAAAGCGCATCTAGTTGGTCCTTCTTATCAACATCATCTAGAACAATAAGCAAGCGCGAGATTCTAACCCTTCGCAGCTGAGATTTGAGATAGCTCTTTCCTTCTTCTATGCTATGAAATTTTGGGGAATCTTGGAGGCAGAGCAGGTCTTTGAGTAGCTTGGATTGAAGAGAAGACAATTCATTTTTGTCAGATGCTTCTCTCACGTCAAACAGAAAACATGACCCATCATATTCGCAAAGCTTCCGGTTGAATACTTCTTTAGCCAATGTTGTCTTTCCAGATCCACCCATTCCGAAGATACCGATTATCTTCACTGCGTCCTCCCTCTGCTGCGTGCAACACCTTTCAAAGTCTTCCACAAGTTCATCAAGTCCTACTGGATTATCTGCAACATCCAAGGGTTTTGTCTTTTCTATCTCTTTATGCACAGCACGCACAACATTTTCGAACAGCTTACTCTGATCACTGTAAATTAAAAAACGAATGAAAGAAAGAAGTTTTAATAAAAGTATGTTCTGAAGTATTGAAGACAATCTATTTCTTCGGATAAAAATTAGAATCATGAATTAAGGTCAATGAAAAGCATATAGAAGAAGTCTTACTTATTATGCTTACTGAATTCGTAGCCGTACATGAATGAAACAGTGTTGAGAGCTTCTTCCCATTCCGTAAGCTTGTTCAAGTACCTCCCTTTCTGCTTATATTGAGCAAATGCATCAGAGTACACTCCCTTTTGTATGTGACGGAGATCAGAGGGTGTAACATCATAAAAGACAGGAATAATCTTAGCCTTAGTATGTAACATGAGAACCAGCTCAGCTAAACACCAAGGAGACTCTGCATATCCTTTTGAAAATATAGCAATTTGAACTGAAGCAGAATTGATGGCGTTCTTTATGGCAGAAGGAAAGGAATCTCCCAGTTCCATCTCATAAGAATCAAGAAATGTTTTGTATCCCAACTCCTGGAGACAATAGTACAGTTCAAAAGCTAGAGTCCCTTTTACATCGGGTCCGCGGTGACTAATAAATACATCAAACAGTTTTGCAGGTGCGCAGGATTTTATCCTTTGGAATCGAGGTCCAATTCCACTGAAAGGATCGTATTCCACATTCTCTTCTTGAGATGATGAGCATGATGCCATGATTGGTTGTAAACAGTTTATAATTTGAGTCCCAACAGGCTAATACTATAAGATAACCAGAGGCCACAAGATCGACAACACTCCAAACACCATAGTTATAAAGCCGAACCAAGAGAAAACAAAGAGATCGCTCTCTGAAGTAGAAAGGGTGAACAGCATATGGCCGCATACATATAGAAACTAAACATTGCTAATGCTACTCCAGAGTCCATATAATTAAGAGGAAAAACCCTAGCAGTACAGGACGTAAGGGGATTCGATCCCAGTTTGTAGACTAAGGACGGTCTTATAATTCATCATTCGCACTAGGAGACAAGCACAAACATTTAATCGGTTCTTGTACTTACCCATTATCTATGCGCCCCACTTCATTTTTCAAAGAATTAGTGGCTGAGAAACATATGCCCCTCTTTCAAGAACGTAATTTTTTCTTATCTTGTTCTACCTCCCCGATTTCATTTTAGACGTCATGAACAACAGAATTCTTCTCTGTAATTTCTCTACGTTAAACTTTATAATTTCAATAAAAACATATCATCAAATTTCATGATAATTAAATAGTAATTATCAATAAAACATATGATAataactatgctcatacatataaAAATGTAAATCAAAATTGAAATCTGAAAACAATCAATAAAATATTCTATACACTAATTTAATCAAAAGGTTTAGGACAAAGGAGCAACCTATAGTCGATTCTTCCGAGAAAAGAACATGAATATTTAATCTATTCCTGTAGATAAACATAGTTTTTGGGACCTACTTGTTGGCTAAGAAACATATGAAGTATTTATAGGACAAATAAAAGGAAATTTGTCAAGGAAAATATATAGAGAGTGTGTCTTTCTTAATAAATAGATTGGTGCACAATGAGTGAATAAAACCTATAGGGATGGGAGTGGCGGGCTTGGTCGATAGTAATTTTGTTTTTTTGATGATCTACGATATCCTATGTCAATAGTATTGTGTAATTGTGGTGGCTTGATTAGCAATAATTTGCTTGTATGTTACATACATTGGATCGGATGTAGGCCAGGGACACTAAAGTGGGTTAGATTCATGTAGATTCATTTCATGAAGGAATAGTTATTATTAAGAAAGTGGTCAAATGGTTTACATGTGGTGATCCTAATTGTTTGGTGAATATATTTGATAACCGAGAAGCAACGAGGGAAGAGTGTTAAATTCTACTAGATGACCACCTGACTAAATAAGTAGGGTGCAAATTTGGCAGCCAAGTTTgatccttattcattaaagattgtAGTGTATAAGGTGGGCCATCTAATTTATAGAGTTCTTAATTGACTTGGAGGTATATGTTTCTATGAGAAGTGTACGGTTTATCAGGGCAACATGACAATGCTCTCCTAGTTGTGTATTGATGGTAAGCTCGTTGAGATTATTATACCGAGAACTGAAAATAACTAATGTCAATAAAAAGTCCATTTGGTTTTATTTTGACGTCCTATTTGACAGTATGTCCGTGCTAGTCGTAGTGGAAAAGTGGTAATTGCTAGCCGTGAGATGTTATGGAAGAGGAAGAGTCAAGTATCTTGCAATGTTCTCTATATACATAATGGATCGAATCTCCACTAGGATGTGTTATTCAACCTGCAGGTTGCAGAGTAGAAACCAGTAAAGGTAGGAGAGTGCCACAGATGAGGTATCCTATCTGGCGAAATAAAATTAACCATGATTTCATGTGGCATTTTATCTGTGTAAATGCGGTCATTGAGTTTTGTATTGGCCCTCATGAAGGCTTACAAAAGGTCAGCCTCGACCTGCTTAGAGTAAGAGGAGCACCGTATCAGAGATCCGATTACCTTGTCTAGAAACCGATTGACAGTAGCTAAGGACCTGAGAAGCTTGCCCTCAGGTCTCAGCTTGAAAAATCCCATTAGCTTTCACATTACTGGGGAATCAAAACCCTCCAGTCAAGAAGAGCAAATATAATAGTAAGAGTATCTACACACATTCAAAATTAATACATGAATGGTTTCCCACCATTTTTCTAATTCAAGTTTTGGATGCTCAATTCTATTTTCCAAGATAAAGGTGACTTGGCCTAAGGTTTTATTTGGTTGTGTCTGATGACCCAATTACGATAGAAAATAATCTTTTACTCTCTACCTGTGGGAAGAGTGGATAGGTTTTATCAACATGGCATGAAGAAATTCTTCTGTGCATGGCTTGGCTTCGCATTCATGTTTAATGGTATAGATTAAAAATCGACGATAACATTAGGTGGAGTAGATCCAGTGCTTAAGCGGAGAGATATATTTGTGGTTAGAGGTTCAGGTGATTTCTTAATGTCGAGAGATAAAAGTTTTGGAAGATCCACAAgtaatgataaattttatttttttataaatttttctgAAGTTTACATCCAAATATAGGGTATTGGTTAGTTTGTTTTCTTCTAGGTCAAATATTGAAACAAGTTTGATGCATTAAAGGAGTTGCTTAAGAGATATTTCGGAGAAATAGAGAAGATATAGTTTTATTGTATcggatgtatttttttttatttttttttgttgaactTGACATCCTATTGGATTATGAGTTTAAAAAATGTGCTTAAAAGTCTTGTTTGTATTGATTGGGTCTTTGAAAAATAAGTGTTATCTCGTATAAGTAGAACTAAGAAGATCAATTGGAGGATGGAGGAAATGGAGTTAGGAGGATACCTATCATCTTGAGCTATCTTCTTGCTAAGGGATGATTCATTGCATGACAAGTAACAATCATTTTATTGTTTTAATCCTTTCGTGCAAAAAAGGAGGGGATTGTAGTTGTTTTGGTTTGTTTCGATATATAGAGTACTTATTTTAGTTTGCAGATAATTGAGTTTAGCTTGATCTGTAGACATGATGAGTGGTACCTATGGATCATTGAGTTTATTTTGGTTCATAGTTTTGAAGATGTCTTACTATGGATAATAGAGCTTGTCTCAATTCATAGTAGGAGTGGTATGCTTGTGGATAATGGAGTATGTCTTGATTCACAAGTGTTGATGGATGATTCTACATTTTCCTATACCAAGAAGTTTGGGTTGGTGTTGATGAAGAGTTGGAGATCCAACTTATTTTACTAGACAAAGAAGTTTgggttgatgttgatgaagaagtagagAGTAGAGATTCAAGACATTTGCCTAGACTAGGAAGTTTAGGCCAATGTTGATGCAGTTGTGTTCCTAGTTTTCTTTTTTTCTAATGTAGACCTtatggggggggcgggggggggttcTTAGGAAATAAGGTTTATACTTAATAAATTAGTTTATTGTTGGGTTAGTTGGGAATTTCATGTCTACAGATAACTTAGTTTTTAACGAAAAAGTAAGGCCTTATAAAGCCATTTGAAAAGCAATGTAATGATGATATTTTGGGAATATCAATATATTATTTGATGTTGATTTAGTTGTAGCCGTGATTGATTTGTTTGTTCCATCATATTCTAATATTATGGAAGAATGTATTCCAAATCAACTacaaattaaatataattacttaCATTTTCCATTTAAAATCCCCACACAATAGTATTGTAATTTTGAAGGATTTATGGATAAAGGCAGGAATATGGAAAACCAATGAGTATTGGGAAGATAGATTCCTCTGATCttccaaaatttcaagtccttTACAAGCTTGTTAATTAAAGTGTCAATGACAACAATTCCCTCCATTTCTGTAGTGCAAAATCTAGGAAAGACAAATCAAATTCACATCATGCACTATAGATATGTCACTATGACTTCCACCCATACATTTTGCACCCAGCTACAACAAAGAGACACAAAGGATATACAAAAATAGATAcatcaaataaatcattttaacacACAAAAATATCTTTATTGATTCCTTGGGATTACATCTTGTCTCAATATTAGGGTCTTTCTTAAATCAATCATCTACTCCTCAACACATTAAAAAAAACCTTGCTTATTTGTAGACTAAATTTCAAACAACAATAACATTCTTTCATAGAGGTCATAGCCGCTTACAGTATGTTTTAGCATGTAGCtaaaaataagagagaaaagacTCTCTTAACATACAATACCATACATTATTCACATATGCACTTTTAACTAGCAAATATAAAATTAAACTAATGAAAATATCTCTCAACTAATTGTTAAATTATTACATGATAATGAACATGAAAAGGGATTCACATGGTAGTAAAGTGAATGGTAGCATGGAGGTAACATTGAGTTGACTAAAAATGAGATTTGAGCATCACCTACCAACATCTCATCATTGATGCTAAGACTTACAATTTGATCTTGAAGCTTTGAAAAATGGATCGTTATAACTTGATGTGACCTTGTTATACAAAATAACTCAATGTGGCAAAATCCAAACGTTTGCAACTCATTATGCAACATGGCTTTCCCTTCATTTCTCTAACATAGAGAATACTTATGACACTTCAATGCGTCAATCATAGAAAATAGTCATCAACCACTTGACTCAAGCAACCAAATTTTGTTTTACCACTAACTCATTTAACATGCAAACACTTAGGCTTATACAACCTTTCAAACACATTTGTTGCATTTATCCAACTAGATCCAACAATCCATCCATAATCAATCTACATATAACTTTTTGTATATGTTTCACTTGACTCTCTATTCCAACATGATTTTTCATAATGATTCTTAAACCCACAAATTGAATAAGGATGAAAATCCCTACACTACTTTGCttttgcttcatgttcttcattgtGACAATGCGAACATTGCATTGATTGAGCCAATTTACATGAACCTATAACACTGATTTCAAAAGCTCATTTTCCTTCATGCTGCACAATTTGTTCTTTCAATTTTACAATTTTCACCTTTTTGAAAACTATTTTTCTTTTGAGGAACTATCATTTTCACATGAACCTTGATAGACATTCTTTCTCAACTTCTTTATAGTTTCTATCAAATCTGAATTAGACTTTTTCGAACTCGTCAATTCATCTTTCAAACAATCTTTCTTAGATATTAAACTTACAGTTTCTttgttcactttttttttttccaatttttcctaTCGAAATAAATAATATCTTCACACAAATAGATTATCCGATGCTGGTGCTGTGCTTCGTTTGGCTATCAAATCTTAAAATCGTCAATTGAAAATTATGTTCCTTCCTTGTTGACTACCTTTCCAAATCTCTCCAAGCCGGTGACTGCTATGCAGTAGCAATATTATATAAGAAAATAAAAACCCAATACTCTTTTTACCTCACCAATACTCTGCTTTGACCCGACGGGTTTCTTCACATATATGTCTTCTTCAATGCCTTAAAACTTCTTGGATTTACCCGAGACTCGAGTTGCTCAAGAGCGAGACTTGAGTATCACCTACCGACACCATGAACTTGTCTTGTGATATATTGATGGACTTCAAATTTTTATCATACAGACACCTGATGTGGCTCATAATAATTAATCTACTCATAATAAACAAAGATTTTATGGTTAAAATGATTGAAATGGTTATGGAATTTACTGCCTATGTTTTGTTTGCTTCAACTGATCACACTTCTTAATCTGTTAATCAGAAGAAAtataaattgaaaagaaaatgaaattaatATAAAACATATTTAGCAGACCTTCCTCTCTCAACAATATTGTACATGGTCGGCAAAATACCATCGATCCGGTACTGGTCCAATATCAACCTCTGATTTAACCACTAGAAACACATGTAACTGTAATTAATGGCACTGTCTCAATATATCCATCTAATTTGATAATAAGTGCTAAACAAATTTATAGAAATAAAATTCATTGATAAGGGTCCTTCAAAGTACGATCGTACAAAGAAAGGGAAAATATTTCTTCTTAAATATAACAACAGCACATAATATGATACAAGTGGTGATCTGCAAAAATTGCACAAATCAATGGAAAATTTGGATTTTGGTGGAAATTTATATCggtattttcttattttatttaactATTACTTAAATCGGGCTGCCCTTAAATATCAGGCATGCTTGCAGTATTTAACCACAAATATACATAATAGATTTACTCTTCAATGCAAATAAGATGAACGCCTGAGACTGAAATCATAGTA is a genomic window of Cryptomeria japonica chromosome 7, Sugi_1.0, whole genome shotgun sequence containing:
- the LOC131056269 gene encoding disease resistance protein RPV1-like; translation: MASCSSSQEENVEYDPFSGIGPRFQRIKSCAPAKLFDVFISHRGPDVKGTLAFELYYCLQELGYKTFLDSYEMELGDSFPSAIKNAINSASVQIAIFSKGYAESPWCLAELVLMLHTKAKIIPVFYDVTPSDLRHIQKGVYSDAFAQYKQKGRYLNKLTEWEEALNTVSFMYGYEFSKHNNDQSKLFENVVRAVHKEIEKTKPLDVADNPVGLDELVEDFERCCTQQREDAVKIIGIFGMGGSGKTTLAKEVFNRKLCEYDGSCFLFDVREASDKNELSSLQSKLLKDLLCLQDSPKFHSIEEGKSYLKSQLRRVRISRLLIVLDDVDKKDQLDALLVRNALNSASLVIVTTRDESVLISSRITLRYKVKEMNLEHSRELFCWNAFHQPYADSAYKDLVEKFVKVCGGLPLSLQVIGAHVYGRTDRHYWRSVLKEVLKTLPEDIKRRVKISFDSLNSEQKQIFKDIACFFIGKPLCMARRIWEGSGWSAEFAIQTLKDKCLIEIVWCYSKEFDDNKLCFRMHDHLRDLGRELADELGALRLWHPKHLKRLELMHFKSILTEVNGRCLLSIFDWSFGAQITCFFGKLDDCAEESVSLLWLHLDLTWSVHTSIPSWIPFQNLQGLIIVDGHLRSLWRNDREVLYQLKELLLYRTSLVEYANSLKLLINLEKLAIRGRPGDDVIEARSLLNSLRKLRHLRSLVLTHLPISGDVALNNCGASTVKSSMSNLENIEIRDERDIWKVSISGDHCPSLESLRIQSMQNLFLVDLSMLRTLNSLELNSCLELREVSGIADLENLVFLRIHKCAKVIQLPGLARLSLLQRIIVDGCEKLQCITGIEELKGLKYLHLSALGNGGISNCICNLQRLPSELTTVIGRTAKEASLILTANLFSDLISDIGQIHIAENAMPEVPLETVEHLSTIILCTVVQINYGEITHIPLGGSDSIESYMAGGEWMVTFVVTAKLDWIPSVSLGAEIKKGCIIVVKNSEEGNALCILKRIIGQLYDS